DNA sequence from the Thermodesulfobacteriota bacterium genome:
GATCGTCGGCCGGCTCTGCGACCCGGCCGCGCTCCGGCGCTCTGAACGGTACAGCATCCACGGCGCCACGGCGCTGCTGGCCCAGGGCACCCACCGCTTTGCCGCCTGCCTGGTCAACATCAGCCTGGGCGGGCTCCTGTGCGACCTGGCCTTCCACGGCTCCCTGCTTCTGACCAGACCGGCCGAGATCTCCCTCGCCTTCCCCGAGGAGTATGAAGGCCTGAAGGTGAGCGGTATCCTGTCGGCGCTGGTCAACTTCAATGTGGTGGCCTTCGAGGCCGACCACAGCCCGCGGGACGTGCGCCTGGCTTACAAGTTCGTCCAGGTGCCTTCGGAGGCGGTGCTGGTGCTGGGGCGGGTGCTGCAGATCGCCGAGCGCCTCAAGGCGACGGAGGGGTGAGGCCGGTCACAGGGCGCCGGCATGGGCCTGGCGGAAGCGGGCCATGGCTGCCGGCTCGGCCTGGAAGACCAGGGTGTCACCGGGCTTGAGGACATAGCTGGCAGGCGGATTGTACATCGGATGGCCGCTGCCTTCGTTGATGACGGCCAGGAGCAGCAGGTTGCCGGCCGCGGTCAGGTCCAAGGATCCCACAGTCCGGCCCGCCAGGCTTGAGGCAGCAGGCAGGGTCAGCTCCTCGATGCGGACCACGCAGGTCTCGTCCCGGAGCATGGTATCGAGGTAGCGGACCACCCGGGGCCGGATCATCTGGGAGG
Encoded proteins:
- a CDS encoding response regulator, producing the protein MARRVVVVDPSMVIRKIIRSTIHSHLGDVVVAEAEDGLEGLELLQADERCDLVLSGLEMSGLDGIELYWQMRQLPGRAATPFVLLTSTLDPAHLGRVRDAGIRDCLPIPFAPKTLVEIVGRLCDPAALRRSERYSIHGATALLAQGTHRFAACLVNISLGGLLCDLAFHGSLLLTRPAEISLAFPEEYEGLKVSGILSALVNFNVVAFEADHSPRDVRLAYKFVQVPSEAVLVLGRVLQIAERLKATEG